GGAGTTCAGTGGGCTCTGACTGGAACTGAGTCTTTATCTCGTTATCCAGCCGGAACTTTTTTATTGTAACACACCGCTTGGCAGTCATGTCGGCGCTGAAGTCAGGGCAGGACGCTCACAATTACAGTAGTCAAATATCTGTTTGAAATAACTCGTTGTGTAATTTTTAGATCCAAGAATACATTAGTTTGAGATTATGTGTTGAAGGAAAGCGACCTACTCGTTGCagtgttgatttattttgagGTAATATAAGTTTATTGCCGACTTCTACCTCAGGCTTCTTCCCTTCTCGACtgttaacgttagctaacgtAATGCTGGTTAGCTGAGTTGATTTGATAAAACCGTCAGTATAACAGTGGCTTCCTTGTGTTTAGATCGTGTTGCATAGCAGCGAATAAAGTCGGGGAAGGAAGCATAGCTTTATTTCGGTCCGTGTAGTGCAGTCGACTAAAATAGTTCGTGCTTGTACCACATACAAAGTGCTTCCCTTCGCCCGTGTACTTTCTTTATTCTCAGTGGCGTTAACGTCGCTAATGTTAATTATCTAACTGCAGGTCAAGCCAATCAATCACCGACGAGGTGGTTTAGTTAAAGCCTTAACTAGAAGTCTGTCTCATTTCTTAAATGTCCCGTTTATTCTGTTACATGTGCGATTGTATTAAAACTGCTCTGTATGATCATTAATGATACTCAGTGACCGTCTGGATGTTTTCTTAGTTATTTGTTTGAGCCATGGCATCACTATCAGAGGAAGTGCTGCTGGTGGTGAAAAAAGTTCGTCAGAGGAAGCAGGATGGCACACTTTATCTGATGGCTGAACGTATAGCCTGGGGTCCAGAGGGGAAAGACCGCTTCACAGTCAGCCACTTGTATGCAGATATTCGCTGTGAGTACTTGATACCATCACATTACAAGTAGGGCAAAGATGATGGTGTGTTGTCGGTGGTAAAGCTCCACTTTATGCATTTACTGTACAGGCCAGAAGATTAGCCCAGATGGTAAAGCCAAGATTCAGCTCCAGCTGGTGCTTCACACCGGCGAGAGTACCACATTCCACTTTTCCAATGAGAGCAGTGCACTCAAAGACCGAGATGCAGCCAAAGAGCTGCTTCAGCAGCTACTGCCCAAATTCAAGAAGAAAGCCAACAAGGAactggaagagaaaaacaggtgaggctctgctgtttttctggtAACATTTGGTCTAATTCTCATTGtcaaaaatcacattaaaagttCAAAAACTAACAATTAATTTATCTTTCTAAGACTTGTTGTCTGTCTAACCAAAGCCTAATATAGTGTATTTCATAAATCTGtaaagctttgtttgtttgtttttttttataataataataataatatttttaggACCCATTTTTAAAGGTTTACATCCTCAGTAGGAGAAAATAGCCCCAAACAGGGTAGAGACATCAGAAAGTAAATGATTAGTTCTTACTGAGCATGGGAGTTTGCTGTTGACCTCCACAACAGTATGTGTGACTAAATAATCTCAACTCAAGATTCCTTTACTTGAATTTTAGAGAGATGTTGATTAAGCTGTTATGTCATTTTGGAGGTTCTAGTTAGTGCTACACTGAGATGTCTTTGTAAGGTTTGGTCTAGTCTTATTAATACAtgtgatggggggggggggtgcatttCGACAATACTACAAATTGTAGTCTCCAGCATGAACATACAGTTGATTCAGCAGTTTCAGCTGTGCATTGTACGGCTGTACATCAGCTGTACAGCCGTACAAGCTGATCATTTATGAAGCTTGGACTTACTGCAGGATTGTTTGTATTAGACTGCACTAGTTTTAACACTGTATGTAATAAACTGGCAGTCACATGGATATGGATATGTAATATTGATCTATGAGAAATATCTGGGGTTTGGTGTTTTGTAATAACAGGATGTAGTTGTCTTTAGTCATATCTCTGAATGTAATAGGAAATTTACAGTTAATATCTTAATGCTAAGAATACTGATGAGGTTTTTAGGGAATTCATccattaacattttcattcttaagatactgttcttttattttctcctgtaGGATGCTTCAAGAAGATCCATTACTTTTCCAGTTGTATAAGGATCTCGTGGTGAGCCAGGTGATTAGTGCAGACGAATTCTGGGCCAACCGGTTAGGagatttaaacaacacagaCCCTATACCATGcaacaacaaacaggaagttggTATATCTGGAGCCTTTCTGGTAAGCACATCAAGTGTGGCAAAATTACACTTTATATTTTGAAAGTAAGATAATCTTAAATGTCATAACTGATTCAGGCTTTGAGGACTTCAACATACTGTTAATTTTCATGCTTTACAGGCAGACATTAGACCTCAGACAGATGGCTGCAATGGCTTGAGATATAATCTGACAGCTGACGTTATTGAATCCATCTTCAGAACATACCCTGCAGGTAAACAATTACATCTCAACTTTGAAACTGGCCCATTCATTTCAACAGTAATAACAGACCAGGAACGGCTGCTACAAGCTCAGATTGTCATTTCAACTGGAGACCACATCAGTGATTTTACTGCTTTACACACTGTCAGCCGGAGAGGCAGAATTGTTTTGTGAAATCAGATGGTATACCCTTATCCAGACAGTGTAGTGCAGTTCTCCTCTGTAGCTGATGTTAAATATGCAATCAATGTTCCTCACTGACAGCATACAGGAGTGTACTAAACATATTTATATCAACTTGCAGTGAAGCAGAAGTATCTTGAAAATGTGCCTCATAACCTGACGGAGAAGGAGTTCTGGACGCGCTTTTTCCAGTCCCATTATTTTCACAGAGACCGCCTTAACACAGGAACACAGGATATCTTCTCAGAGTGTGCCAAACAGGATGAAAAGGGTAGGagttttaaaagcatttttttcaggTGCAAACCTGGAAAGATTTTTTAGCaatgttatttaaaacaaaactactAAGctacaaatctgtttttattaaatctGTCTCATGCAGGGTTAAAGTCTATGGTGGTTCAAGGAGTGAAGAATCCTTTGGTCGACCTCCTGTCGTTGGAGGATAAAACGTTAGATGAGGTCAGATTTAATAAAAAGATGAGCTCTGCTACTACTCAAATCGTTTACTGGTGCAGCTTTCAACTTCAAACTCAAGTCTCGGTATTTTCTCTGATACAGGGTTATGGAGTTAGCACAGCAGCACCCTCAACTTCCACTACAAACAGGACGGTAAAGGAGAGCAGCAATGCTGCCATCATAAAGCGGTTCAACCACCACAGTGCCATGGTGCTGGCAGCAGGTTCACGCAAGGGGTAAAGAAAAGACTTGATGATAAAGGTATCACTTGCTCAGTGTCTtaaattttttgctttttgctaaCTGGAGCATATTTTTAAAGGGAAACTCAAACTGACCAAGCTAGTGAGACAAGCAGCACAGATGGAAACTCGAGGGATTCGGACTTCTTCCAGCCTCCTGTAAAGAAGGTGTGATGGCGCTGTAGCTTTAACAATTTTATCCAAAGTACGGCTGTTACTCTGCAACCAACTGTGTTATTTTTTGCAAACTTTTTTAGGTTAAATTACAAGAAGCCATTGAGTATGAAGATCTGCAAAAGGAAAATGGACCTAAAACAGTCGCGCTAAACCTTAAGAAGTCCGACAGGTACAGTTTGCTCAAATGTACACAATGCAGCCTTTCACTGAAAGCGTTTTGAGGCTTTTGTGGCCAGAAATAAACTGTGCAGAATTCAGGAAGAGACTCATCTGTTATGGGTGAGTCACACTTCCTATGGAAGTACTGTTTCAAAATGGATTTGTGTACTTAATTTTACAGGTCAGATTCATTGCTTTTTCTGTGTTCCTGCCTCTGGTCATAACCGAACACCTCAATGTCACTTAAGTACGTAAAGTGAATGTGTGGAATCTTGAGGAGAGGGGATAGATGTTCTTCTATTTAGTAATTCCCACATTATGCTTTGACTGATAAAACTTGTTCAGGAATGAAATGATTtcttccatgtgtgtgtgtacacacctGGTTAAATGAATGGTGATGTGTCCTAATATAAtgtttctcactctctctccttatTCATCAGATATGCTCATGGTCCTATGCCACTTCAGTCCCAACACTATACGACAAGCCAGGATATCATCAACTCTGTCAACTGTATCCGGCATGAGATGCTCAATTACAAACCCAACCTCACTCAGGTTAGatgacacacactgcatttctgTAGCTTTGCAGAACACATAGCCTCTGTTGTGATTCAGCAGTCATTAACCTTTGGATGATgattaatgttgatgttaatgATTATCTTTGTAGTTTGATCCATTCAGAAGCAGCTCAGAAGTCCAATAAAAACATATTCTCAGTTTAAGATCTGAAAGCTATAATCAAATCTCCGTgttgttcaaatattttcaggTGACTTCAGAAGTAACTTTGAATTTTTCCTGAAAAGTGATGCCTTCGAAGCGATTCACCACAGTGTCACTCTTTACAGGTGATGTCCAACACAGCAGCTAGTTCTGCCATTGCAGCACTTTCTCCCGGTGGCGTCCTCATGCTCGCTGGAACACAGCAAGCCATAAATCGTGAGTGTGTTGATCAGTTGCtaaataacattaatatttacTGTGATTTACTGACTGACCACCAGTCGGTGTCCATAGCACATCTGCAGTGTGTCAGGAAGAGGTTATTTATGTAAAAGTAGACAAACTATCTTAATTTTGTTCACTGATGACCCATACAGTCACAGCATCCATCCTGAAAATGTTGAGTATTAAAATTGACAACTTAAaacttttgtattttctttccaactttgttttttccagAGATGGTACCCACTGAGGTTCAAGGAGAGTTGAAGCATCTTTATGCAGCTGCTGGGGAGTTGTTGAGACACTTCTGGTCCTGCTTTCCTGTGAACACACCATTTCTAGAAGAGAAGGTGACTGATATTAACTAGTATAGTCACACACAGCTATTCCTACTCCTTCCTTACTGGTCTTGATTTCATGATTTTGGCAACCAAGACATGTATCGGCACTTCTGAaataaatttactttaaaaCGAAACTGTCTGTCCAGAAACTACAAACTTTTCCCACCCTTCTGTAGCTAATATGTAGTTTTTCAGCATAATCTCCATCAGTCCCACCACCATTGCAGGACTTAACGTCTTAACTTTTGGattttcctcatgttttttaCGTAtaggtgatgaagatgaagtcGAACCTTGAAAGATTTCAGATGACCAAGCTTTGTCCATTTCAAGAGAAGATTCAGCGtcagtacttaagtacaaatgtAAGTCCTGAAGCTTTAATTAATGACTCGATGATGGCTTCTATCATGTAGCACTTGCATTAACTCTCTTAAACATTCCCACAGCTCACAGGGCATTTGGAGGACATGCTGCAGACAGCCTATAGTAAATTCCACGTTTGGCAAACGCGTCGCATGATGAGGAAAACCTGAGGTCTGATGGTTTGTCAAAGAGAGGACACGAAAGACATTAGAGTATATGGACAAATAACCTGTGAAGGTTCTCCAGACTGCTGTGAAGAGACCACAGATCACATCGTGATGGGACGTGGTTCACAGGGGCTTAATGAGGATATACTGTAGGTGGACGCTGCTACAACTGTTGAACAGAGAGTAACTGCATCTCAGTCACAAATGACTGTAAcaagtttctttctcttttgtttgtgacTTCTCAGTGGTTGAGAGCTTTTTGCCGGTGATGGTTAAATGGGACTTTTAAAATGGTGTAACATGACCAAATTTCAGAttgaaaatcagaaaaagacACTCAGGACTAAACAGGCTGCCAACATGTATTTCATCAGtgcacagagcagaggaagagagagagctTGGACGTAAAAGGAAGCCCCTCTGAGCGCTGGGTCGATTTGTGGAACAAGGTTCCAGAAAATCTGAAGTGAAAAGGCGAAGTGAATATAGCAATACTGTAAAGACATTTCACACTCGAgtgcattggtgtgtgtgtgactcaaaTCACACTGTCACTGGTTTGTAATGTCTGCACCCTCTGTCTGcactgaagacaaaaatgttcatCTGAATTAAAGTGAGGCATAAAGTTTGTTCATACAGTTGTCTCTTGATACTGCAGTATTTCATGACGTTTGTGCACTTCGACTTTTGTTAATGTCCATTCATGTCaacttttttaatttatttattttttttacaaaagtgatttttttttcctgccatgGTAAAGTATATTGTGTATATGTATAGGTGTAGATCTCGGCCATCTCTAAGTGGTGGAGATGGTTTCATTTTTAGCTGATATCCAGGAAGTGTCCTCACATCAGCTGAGTCGAGTTGTGGCAATCAGGTCGGCTGGTTGCTGTCAGAAAGTGGCGTGTCAATGAGCGCTGACTTTCTCCCAAAATAGAGAACAAAAGGCAGCTATGTTAAGACAGCGGTTTGGAGTACGTTAGGCGGCAGTGCTGGAGCGTCACTCTGACCATTCGGTAAGTTTTACTGTCAAAACTACTagtgaatgacagaaaaaatcACTGTTTTAGCTAGCTAGCATGTTTGCTAATACAAATATAGTGGCTGTGGGGCGAGTTGGCGCTCCGAGCAAAGACTTCAGATTTAACTGAAGTAAACTGTCGTGCACATTTAACATCCGTTTTGAGCTCACGTTTCTTTTCATAAGATCTTCAGGGTCGCATTAGTTTTGACAGAGACGTTAGCATCAGTGTCAGCAGGCGGGTCTCGTGATGCAGACTGCCATGATCGGCTGATCGAACCGCCCCGCTGTTCCCAGCTCAGCTTAATCGATACGCTCCTCAACGAAAACTAATACCAAAAACGAGAGGCCAAGTTGTCCATTTGACTGAGCTGCAGTAGTGAACGGATGTTAACCTGGAACCGCTGAGCACGGAATATCAGGGTTTGTTTACAGTTATTAACGTTAACGGTAGGACGTTGTGCTAACGGTCAGTTAGTTGGAGTGTCCGTGTTAACGTAACATCAGCGTCTTCTTTATTTACTCAAGCTAATGTACTCATGTACCGTTAGTCGTTAAAGATACCGGTACTTTCCGTGGGTACTTTCATGTAATACCTGTCGATGCTTCTGCTTTACCACAGTTCTCcatttgtgtgtcagctcaAAACAATGCGCGTTTAACATGTGATGAATGGTCATTCTTTAAATTTCACAGCAGCGTGTAAATGTGTTGAAATTACTATAGTTACAGCAATCAAATGCTCTTAACATACAAATACAGCAGTACTGACTATCTTTTAATATGGCATAAAATTAAATACCATTTCgatttttttgtactttggGGACTTGAATTAAGTTGGCTTTTAAAACTTTAGAGCCACATGTAGATTTGTACAACTTGAGtttatgcaaacaaaaaataatcagtgagATGTTGAGGGAGGCTGgacttgttttgtgtatttcaaCTCCTGTATATGAAGGGCCAGTCTTATCTTTTACATCCTCATGTTGGTAATCGCTTCTTGAAGTTGCACTCCGGGAAAGCTGAAGTGTAACTATCTTTTTACTGAAGTGTTCATTAGTTAGGCTCTGATGAGGGGGTTTTACCAGGCTGGAGACTTAGTGTTGAGTGGAGTCACAACTGGTCAGCTTGTCAGGGCTGAAGCTGGTTGTGGTGTGTGATTAAATTGCAGTGGCTTTTGAGGCCCCTCATATTTTCTCTGTACTTTGCTgactttctcattctctctctgttgtagAGGATCACCAGTGAAGATGCCTCCGATACCAGTTGTGCCAGAGAAGCACAGTCACGTACTGGCAGAGTTTGACTGCCTTGATCCACTTCTGTCTGCTCTCCGATTAGACTCCGGCAGGCTCAAGGTAGGTTATGTGCCAAAAGAAGTActatttttaatgtaatgaaTTTCCCTCCGGgaatgaataaagtcatctatccatctgtctgtatCTAAATGGCTAAAGTCTGACTATAATCTACACTgcatcagaaaacagaagataaaGATCACAGTTTAGATGGTGGCTCATGACTGTGATTTATTGAAATCATGCGTAGGTGATTTACAGgggtttattattattatttaatgtctTAAAGTACTGTAGAGTTAAAAATTACTGTTTTACCTTTATCTATGAACAGTTGTTGGGCTTGTACCTCGAGCACTTTGTACTTACCAAACATCAGTCAAAAAAACCCAAGAAATTCAATGGAatttaaaggcagaaaaatgtcaaaagccAATCAAGTCATCAGGTTGTTTGCGTCTCAGGAGAAGTCAAAAATTACATCATGTTGTCCCAGAAACTTTGTTCACCCAACAGTGTGCCTAGATGAACAGATGAGACACCTTTTTCCAGTTGTGACCCTGTTGTGTTACAGTGCACATGTTTGGCAGTGTCGAGGAAGTGGCTCGCTTTAGGGACATCAGCAGGGGGGTTGCACCTGATTCAGAGGGAGGGTTGGAAACAAAGGCTCATCCTCACTCACAAGGTAATATGTGACTGAGTACCTATTGTGCAGAAATACAGAGTTGACTACTGTGTGTTGATTTCTCTGAATTTCTTGTCTTAACCAATCGTAACCTCTTTTTTTTAGGAAGGATCTATCACTCAGGTGGCATGTTGCCCTCATGATGAGGACTTTATTGCTGTTGCAACAAGGTTAGAGTCTCTCACTGAagtaaaataatgtttcataGTCATCTACCCTCAAACAAAATTCACCTTTGCTATCTGCCACTTTCTTCCACTGCTCTGTGCTTGGCTGTGTTGCCCGTATTGTTCAcagtgtttgtctctgctgcagtcagggtctggtggtggtgtgggagctgcagctggagcGGCGGGGTCGTCCGGAGAGAGTCAGTATGTCCTGGGATCACCGAGGTCAGGCCATCACTGCACTCTGCTGGGATACCAGTGTGCTCAGGGTTTTTGCCGGGGACTCGGGAGGCAAAGTCACCTTTCTCCGTGCAGGATCCTCCAAGCTGGGCAAGGTAGTGACTGCTGCTTCATTTGCTTCCTCAGTAACAGTGTGTGTAAAGTAAATGTAGCTTTTTAACAGGTTTAGGCACTTTCTTGTAACAcgttagcatttttttttaaagtcttggAGCTTAATCGAATCATTTGTGCTAAATTCAAGCCATGTGATGGAGTCTAATTGATTCTATGCTCCTTCTAACCATTTTGGAGGTTTGCCTGTAAAATCCACAATCAAAAAGACCTTCAAATAGCTGGCTTCTgatctaaaaataaagataacTGGCTCCTACTTGGTAAATTCAATAGTAAATTGATGGATGCATGCATTTCAAACATTCATTGTGTGCAAGGCAAACTGATATATTCGAACTTCAAGCTCACTGAGAGGGGAAGAAATGTTGTAAAGCGAAActtgataaaaaacaaacagctgtaagGTTGTGACAAGAACATTTTGGAATCtaaatttgcatgtgtttctgtttgaagtCACTTCTCACACTCAACTTAGAAAGAAGGTCGAAACTTGAGTAAGAGTAAGCAGATTGAAGGTAAAATATACACAACCGACGGCATTATAAATTAGGTAAaaactttctctgtttttagcTGTTTTCATATGTTGTAGGTGTGTAAAAGCAACCAGTGTCCCTGATATTTCATACCCTTATTCATATTCTTGCTGAAAGTGATTCCTTATTTGATGttgttctctttgtctttaGGGGTCAGCATTCGTTATCTTCCCTGTTCAGACTGTCACCACTGTGGACTCCAGAGTGGTTCAGCTCGGGTACCAAGATGGCCACCTGATGGTGTCCTCCCTGAGCCGCTGCTACCTCTGTGACACAGAGAGGTGAGTGTCAGGAAGGCTGCATCTGTGAAAGACCGTGTCAGTGCCCCCGCTTTAACGTTTGCcgttaaaataataattcagcCCAATCTATTGTAATTTTGGtaattaatgaagaaaatgctGATCATATAGAagtggtgtgtttttctgccttcAGGGAGAAATTCTGGCGTGTTGGAAATAAGGAGCGTGATGGGGAGTATGGAGCTTGTTTTTTCCCTCAGAACAGGGGATTATTAGTTGGTCAGCCCCCTCTGCTGTACTGTGCCCGACCAGGGTCCCGAATATGGGAAGCCAATTTTAATGGTGACGTTTTGAGCACCCATCAGTTCAAACAGGTGCTGGCCtgtgctcctctgcctctcATCACTTACAGGTACTGATTGTTGCTTCTTTCAAAATATCTtcttaaagaaaagaaagataaactcctgatttgtattttattactGTGCCATGTGCAGAAATGAGCCACATTACAACCCAGAGCAGAAGAGCTCCCAGTCGATTGCCTTCCCTAAACTGCTTTATTTTGGGTAATGTTAGATATGATTTATATGATTTATCATCAGAGTTGTTAAGCTTGCCggtcattatttttttttcaaccataTGCACATTAATAAATACAATGCAAACATATTAATTACGTCAGACTAACTGTACACTTTATTTGTTCGTCTAGAGACCAAAACTTGCTGACCTGGACTGATTCAGCGATTTATATCTTCACACCTCAGAATGGACAAGTGCTTCTGTGGACTGAAGTCAAAGGTTTTTGTTGCTTTCTCCAAAAATACTATCAGCTATCCTTTGGAGTAGTTAAACAAACGCTTTATTCATGAATGCTGTGGTGAtataggtaaaaaaaaaaaaatactgattaaataataataataataataattaataataacaacgCAGCTTATAATACTTCATATTGATTTACTGTAAATTGATCCATATCTGTCAtgtttctttttggttttttttggtttttagacTTGGTTGATATTGCAGTCTACCGCAACGAGCTCTTCTGTCTCCATGGCAGTGGACGTCTGTCTCACTTTTCCCTGTTATCTGCTGAGCGCTGTGTCGAGCGTCTGTTACGGCGGGAGTCCTGGTCTTTAGCTGCCATAGTCTGCTGCATGTTCCAGCATACAATCATCACCAGCAGGGTAAGATGGTTACATGGTCTTATTTGTGCTGTATGGTTCATATTGTGACTCAGTCAGACCAGTTCACCTGAGGTGTCTCATCTTGAATGACCTGACCACAAAAATATATGAGAATGTGTAGATGTGAGACATGACGCCTGCTGTATACTGTCAGTAGGGATTATTTCTGTCGTTAGCATTAATGATCTTAATACAGCACATAAAGAACCTGTCCTAAGTGAGACCTGTTTTATATTGATGGTGAAAATCAGGAATTTTAGAAACCAGATTTCTCCTGATGTGGCTCATATATGTGGTGTATTCAGTAGGAGTGCTGATAAAGCATTAATGAAAGCTTTGCTCATGATTCCTGCTTGATCCAGGCCAGGAAATCCATTCCCATCGACCGCCTTGAACATCTCAGGTCCCAGCTCAGCTCCAGCACACATCTGGAGCTGTCTGGCCAGCTGGAGGAAGTCATCACTAAACTAGAGCCTCTGGACTCTGCATCCAGCAGCCGGAGAAGTAGCATCTCCTCACATGTAAGCTTGATTTCTCAGTATAATAGTTTACCAGGTAATGGTGACAACTGTAGATGATAAGCAGCTCACTGccatttcatttacttttataAGACCCGTGAATTCCATTAAGGTAATGAAGGTTAAGTATCTCTGTAGCATCACACAttaaattttgttgtttgatgagGATTAGCAGGTTTGAACTAACATTAGCCAGGTAAATATCTCCACTATGACGTTTTTGTGTCTCATGACTAGTCACAAGATCCATGCAGAGTAATTCCACatcaaacaaagacatgatGTTTTAATTACTTTGTCAAACAGGATCGTCCATTCAGTACACATTTAATTCTGTGAGCGGTTGGAACTGAAGCGTCTGTAAATCTgtataaacataaaacaaataagtgTATCTGTCAAATCATTATCCAGGAGAGCTTCAACATCCTGGACTGTGGAATCTATCGTGTGATCAGCCGCAGGGGGAGTCAGTCAGATGAGGAGACGAGCTCCCTCATCAATCAGTCCATGTCGGAGGAGGAGCGACTCAAAGAGTTCAGTTTTGTGCAGGAGGAAGATCAGGTGGATCACGGTAAGAGTTCATCAGCCACAAAACATGCAGTAGATCATATCATATATTGTTGATTTCTTGTGTCAATACTGCCCCCTTAGTGCAgactgattttaattttataactAAACGGGTAGTTTTTAAATGGTAGCAAATATCTTATACTAATAATAATTAGTCATTTGACAGTTACAgtctaataataatgataatcaaTATCTGTTTTATACTATTTCTTTACAAATCTTTTCTCATCTTATTCTTAATCTGCACACTCTGGcacaaatatgaataaaaaaaactctggAAGGTACTTGGGTGAAAATGTGTACACTGTAAACCTGTTGTGCAAAGAGACATAGACACAGTATCCAGCTGTGCAGGACAGATTTAGTGGTCATTATGTTCTCATCTGCTCTCAGTCGAAACCCCCTCATCAGCAGAACAAATGAAACTGGCTGCACTAATGCTGCAACCTCACACAATATAGTTGGGACGTCATTGAAAGCAACGCAGAACGTGATCATTTGCTTATCCGCTTTGATATATATACTCGATTGAAAACATCACAAGGACAACGTGTTTAACGTTtccctcatcatcatcaataatttttgtaaatatctgcTTATTCAcaatttgatgccagcaacacggTGCAGACAAGTTGAGTGGTCTGTAAAGACAGTTTGCGAATGACTGAAGTCTGATCCTGCTAATGTTTTACAGTGTCCTAACCTTTTTGAAATTGGGATTGTAAGACAGTGACCACAGCAACGCACTATGAcgtattcacacacactttgttgtCTCATTCTCTACtcctttatttctgtctttctctttctcttagCAGGAACAAACTTC
This is a stretch of genomic DNA from Scatophagus argus isolate fScaArg1 chromosome 7, fScaArg1.pri, whole genome shotgun sequence. It encodes these proteins:
- the gtf2h1 gene encoding general transcription factor IIH subunit 1, encoding MASLSEEVLLVVKKVRQRKQDGTLYLMAERIAWGPEGKDRFTVSHLYADIRCQKISPDGKAKIQLQLVLHTGESTTFHFSNESSALKDRDAAKELLQQLLPKFKKKANKELEEKNRMLQEDPLLFQLYKDLVVSQVISADEFWANRLGDLNNTDPIPCNNKQEVGISGAFLADIRPQTDGCNGLRYNLTADVIESIFRTYPAVKQKYLENVPHNLTEKEFWTRFFQSHYFHRDRLNTGTQDIFSECAKQDEKGLKSMVVQGVKNPLVDLLSLEDKTLDEGYGVSTAAPSTSTTNRTVKESSNAAIIKRFNHHSAMVLAAGSRKGETQTDQASETSSTDGNSRDSDFFQPPVKKVKLQEAIEYEDLQKENGPKTVALNLKKSDRYAHGPMPLQSQHYTTSQDIINSVNCIRHEMLNYKPNLTQVMSNTAASSAIAALSPGGVLMLAGTQQAINQMVPTEVQGELKHLYAAAGELLRHFWSCFPVNTPFLEEKVMKMKSNLERFQMTKLCPFQEKIQRQYLSTNLTGHLEDMLQTAYSKFHVWQTRRMMRKT